The following nucleotide sequence is from Paracrocinitomix mangrovi.
GCATCAATGAAAGCAGCAATACCACCTTGTTTTTGACACTCGGCAATTGCATGAATTGCAACAGTTGTTTTACCTGAAGACTCAGGCCCAAATATCTCAACAATTCTACCTTTAGGAAAACCTTTTACGCCTAAAGCCATATCCAATGTCAAAGAACCAGTAGGAATAACATCTATATCCTCAATTGCTTCATCTCCTAACTTCATTACGGTACCTTTACCGTATGTCTTTTCTAATTTGTCTAATGTTAACTGTAAAGCTTTTAGCTTTTCACCGTTTACTTCTTTTACTTCTGCCATAATTATTAATTTGATAACAAAGGAATGGGGGTAGATCGTAAACTATTTACGTTCTCATTCAAATGCTATTATTTTTTTGCTTGCTCCATTATTTGCTCGGCGTGTTCTTTAGTTTTCACCTTTGTGAAAACCTCATCAATTACACCTTTTTCATTAATTACAAATGTTGTTCGGTGAATACCATCAAATGTGCGTCCCATAAATTTTTTAGGGCCCCAAACTCCATAGTCATTAATTACTTTTTTATCAGTATCTGCCAATAAATGAAAAGGCAAATCATACTTTTCAATAAAATTCTGATGCTTTTGCTCAGTATCTGCACTAACTCCCAAAATCTCATACCCCTGTTTTTGCATTGCCTTATAATT
It contains:
- the bcp gene encoding thioredoxin-dependent thiol peroxidase, coding for MTHLKVGDKAPNFSAPDENGNIISLSDFKGKKLILYFYPKDNTPGCTAESCNLRDNYKAMQKQGYEILGVSADTEQKHQNFIEKYDLPFHLLADTDKKVINDYGVWGPKKFMGRTFDGIHRTTFVINEKGVIDEVFTKVKTKEHAEQIMEQAKK